One window from the genome of Luteithermobacter gelatinilyticus encodes:
- a CDS encoding 3-hydroxybutyryl-CoA dehydrogenase: MVQKVGIIGAGQMGNGIAHVFALAGYDVVMSDISQENLDQAMETIRTNIARQTAKGRVSEEDAAAALARIKPVIGLDGFSEVDLAIEAATENEEIKKKIFQDLCPKLKPEALLATNTSSISITRLASTTDRPEKFIGLHFMNPVPVMKLVELIRGIATSDETYKTAKEVVKSLGKTTASSEDFPAFIVNRILLPMINEAIYTLYEGVGSVEAIDKAMRLGANHPMGPLQLADFIGLDTCLSIMQVLYEGLADSKYRPCPLLVKYVEAGWVGQKVGRGFYDYRGEKPVPTR, from the coding sequence ATGGTTCAAAAAGTAGGTATCATCGGCGCAGGACAGATGGGGAATGGCATCGCGCATGTTTTTGCGCTGGCCGGATATGATGTGGTGATGAGCGACATCAGTCAGGAAAATCTGGACCAGGCAATGGAAACGATCCGGACCAATATCGCCCGTCAGACCGCCAAGGGGCGCGTCTCAGAAGAAGACGCCGCGGCGGCGCTTGCCCGGATCAAGCCGGTGATCGGACTTGACGGATTTTCGGAAGTGGATCTGGCTATTGAGGCGGCGACGGAAAATGAGGAAATCAAGAAAAAGATTTTTCAGGACCTGTGCCCCAAGCTGAAACCCGAAGCGCTTCTTGCCACCAATACCTCCTCCATCTCCATTACCCGGCTGGCGTCAACTACGGATCGGCCGGAAAAATTCATTGGCCTGCATTTTATGAATCCGGTGCCGGTGATGAAGCTGGTGGAGCTGATCCGGGGCATCGCCACCAGTGATGAAACCTATAAAACCGCCAAGGAAGTGGTCAAGAGCCTGGGCAAAACCACGGCCAGTTCTGAGGACTTCCCGGCCTTTATCGTTAACCGCATTCTGCTGCCCATGATTAACGAGGCGATTTATACGCTGTATGAAGGGGTGGGATCAGTGGAAGCCATTGACAAGGCCATGCGGCTTGGCGCCAATCATCCCATGGGGCCGCTGCAACTGGCGGACTTTATCGGGTTGGATACCTGCCTGTCCATTATGCAGGTGCTGTATGAAGGGCTTGCCGATAGCAAATACCGGCCCTGTCCGTTGTTGGTGAAATATGTGGAGGCCGGTTGGGTCGGCCAGAAAGTTGGGCGCGGCTTTTATGACTATCGTGGGGAAAAACCCGTTCCCACGCGATAG